The Candidatus Omnitrophota bacterium genomic sequence TAAGTTTAACGATATATTGAATATGTCCGCTCTCGGTGATAAGTTAAGAGAGGTCAGGGAGGGAAAGAACATTACTCTCGGCCAGGCCCAGAAACAGACGCGAATCCACCAGGCCGTATTGAAGGCTCTCGAGGACGGTAAATGCGACAGCATTCTTAATCCCACCTACGTAAAGAGCTTCCTGAAGAAATATGCCGATTATCTTGGCGTCGACTCCCGACAGGTGATGAGTGAATACAAGAGGCTGTGCCCTGAGGCCGAATCCGAGACGGTGAATAAACTGCCCGAACCGCGAGATGCGTCAAAAGGTCCGTCGAGCGTCTTTCCTTTTATCAGGCTTATCGTAGTCATAGTTGTGGCGGTCGCGATGATAACGCTTGCGTTAGGCAAGGTAATGCCGTATTTTAGAAAACAGGGAATATCGAGACCTGTCCCTGTATCTAAAGTTAAACAGCCGGCTACCCGATCCAAATCTTCAAAAAAAGTTTCAAAGGAAAATGCAGCTCCAAAGGAAGATGCGGGAATAGTCATTCCAAAGAACGTTCAGCTGAAACTGCTGTTAAAAGTAAACAAGACCGTGATGATAAAAATGAGGACCGATGGGGTGCTCCTCTTCGAGCGCGTGCTCTCAAAAGGCACAGCGGAGATATTCACGGCGGAAAAGAGCATAAATATATATGCTGCCGATGGATCGTCGATAGAGCTCGTCCTGAACGGCAAACAGATGGGCTCTCCCGGTAAAGGCATCCTGAAGAATATAGAGATCACAAGAACCGGCATCAAGATAAAGTAATACCTTCTTAACCCCCGCTTAACCCTATGAAAAAATTCGCTATAATCAGCTTGGGCTGTCCGA encodes the following:
- a CDS encoding helix-turn-helix domain-containing protein, whose translation is MANDIKFNDILNMSALGDKLREVREGKNITLGQAQKQTRIHQAVLKALEDGKCDSILNPTYVKSFLKKYADYLGVDSRQVMSEYKRLCPEAESETVNKLPEPRDASKGPSSVFPFIRLIVVIVVAVAMITLALGKVMPYFRKQGISRPVPVSKVKQPATRSKSSKKVSKENAAPKEDAGIVIPKNVQLKLLLKVNKTVMIKMRTDGVLLFERVLSKGTAEIFTAEKSINIYAADGSSIELVLNGKQMGSPGKGILKNIEITRTGIKIK